A genome region from Panicum virgatum strain AP13 chromosome 4K, P.virgatum_v5, whole genome shotgun sequence includes the following:
- the LOC120701896 gene encoding transcription termination factor MTERF2, chloroplastic-like, with the protein MLLLRRHLLPLHRAASSLPSPIYQRAWLLSTSTSASTAPFSLEDYLVAACGLHPAQALKTAKKAFDEASKLCNKKAFEELCWSRLKSTSNPDAILALLSGVGLSSADIAAVVVADPLLLRASPKNIGPRLHALRDRLGLSNLQIARFLLVGSRALRSRGCDVVPRLEFFISLFGSFEQLLAILKKSDSILQADVERVINPNIALLRQWGLSVRDIAQLCSNNSWVLTYSLERVKEFLLRAEELGVPRSSRSFKYAVSVVSNINKEKAASKLKFLKSTLGCSESEVAIAVSKMPSILPFSEEILLRKIQFLIKEVGMKPQHIVERPVLLAHSLEKRLMPRHCVMKVLQAKGLLSSKMGFYSFAQIGEKTFKLKYIDCHKDSVPGLADAYAAASAGVVPSGIKFEHLKIFQSFLFDDASATHAH; encoded by the coding sequence ATGCTGCTCCTCCGCAGgcacctcctccctctccaccGCGCGGCTTCCTCGCTCCCTTCCCCCATCTACCAACGCGCCTGgctcctctccacctccacctcggccTCCACCGCCCCGTTCTCCCTCGAGGACTACCTCGTCGCCGCCTGCGGCCTCCACCCAGCTCAAGCCCTCAAGACGGCTAAGAAGGCGTTCGATGAAGCATCCAAACTTTGTAACAAGAAGGCATTCGAGGAGCTATGCTGGTCCCGCCTCAAATCCACCTCCAACCCCGACGCCATCCTCGCCCTGCTCTCCGGCGTCGGCCTCTCCAGCGCCGACATCGCCGCAGTCGTCGTCGCGGACCCGTTGCTCCTGCGCGCCTCCCCCAAGAACATTGGCCCCCGCCTTCATGCTCTCCGCGACCGCCTCGGCCTGTCCAACCTCCAGATCGCTCGCTTCCTCCTTGTAGGCTCACGCGCCCTCCGCAGCCGCGGCTGCGACGTCGTTCCAAGGCTCGAGTTTTTCATCTCTCTATTCGGTTCATTTGAACAGCTCCTCGCGATATTGAAGAAGAGTGATAGCATTCTGCAGGCGGATGTTGAAAGGGTTATCAATCCTAATATCGCGTTGCTTCGTCAGTGGGGCTTAAGTGTTCGAGATATTGCCCAGCTGTGTTCAAACAACTCGTGGGTGCTTACCTATAGCCTGGAGCGCGTCAAGGAATTCTTGCTGCGCGCGGAAGAGCTTGGGGTGCCCCGCAGCTCGCGAAGTTTCAAGTATGCGGTGTCCGTCGTCTCAAATATCAACAAAGAAAAGGCTGCTTCCAAACTTAAGTTTTTGAAGAGTACTCTTGGTTGCTCTGAGAGTGAAGTTGCAATTGCAGTGTCCAAGATGCCAAGTATTCTGCCATTCTCTGAGGAGATCCTTCTCCGCAAGATTCAGTTCTTGATCAAAGAGGTTGGAATGAAACCTCAGCACATTGTTGAAAGGCCTGTCCTGTTAGCACACAGCCTGGAGAAGCGACTAATGCCCCGGCATTGTGTCATGAAGGTCCTGCAGGCAAAGGGATTGCTGAGTAGTAAAATGGGCTTTTACTCATTCGCTCAAATTGGAGAGAAGACTTTCAAATTGAAGTACATTGACTGTCACAAGGACTCTGTTCCTGGGCTTGCAGATGCTTATGCTGCAGCTAGTGCTGGTGTTGTGCCCTCTGGAATCAAATTTGAACATCTtaaaatattccaatcctttTTGTTCGATGATGCAAGTGCTACTCACGCTCATTAG